The proteins below come from a single Streptomyces spongiicola genomic window:
- a CDS encoding acyl-CoA synthetase encodes MSALFPALAAAMRATAGTDVTTATDVTTAGDRGVRNRPALRFGDRELTYGALACAAGAAAERISGAGRVAVWATPTLETAVGVVAALLAGVPAVPLNPRTGERELAHIIQDSAPRLVLAAPDDELPPVLAALERIDIEAAAPGDKAGPGDKAGPGSMAGPGGAAGHVGAAGHGNPSGPVVRALPAEPGPETAALVVYTSGTTGPPKGAVLPRRAIAATLDALADAWGWTGDDVLVQALPLFHVHGLILGVLGPLRRGGAVRHLGRFSAEGVGRELGAGATMLFGVPTMYHRLAEAVDGDPELAKSLAGARLLVSGSAALPVHDHERIFAATGRRVVERYGMTETLMNTSVRVDGEPCPGSVGHPLPGVELRLVEEDGTEITALDGQAVGEIQVRGPNLFTGYLNRPDATAAAFDGDWFRTGDMAVRAPDGQVRIVGRKATDLIKSGGYKIGAGEIENALLEHPQVREAAVTGEPDDDLGERVVAWVVPADPARPPSGDELAGHVASQLAPHKRPRTVRFLDALPRNDMGKIMKRSLSRG; translated from the coding sequence GTGAGTGCTCTGTTCCCCGCCCTGGCGGCGGCCATGCGCGCCACAGCCGGCACGGACGTCACGACCGCCACAGACGTCACGACCGCCGGGGACCGCGGCGTACGGAACCGGCCCGCGCTGCGCTTCGGCGACCGGGAGCTGACGTACGGCGCACTGGCCTGCGCCGCCGGGGCGGCGGCGGAGCGGATCTCCGGGGCCGGCCGGGTCGCGGTCTGGGCCACGCCCACGCTCGAGACGGCCGTCGGGGTGGTGGCGGCGCTGCTCGCGGGGGTGCCCGCCGTACCGCTCAACCCCCGGACGGGAGAGCGGGAACTGGCCCACATCATCCAGGACAGCGCCCCGCGGCTGGTACTGGCCGCCCCTGACGACGAACTGCCGCCCGTGCTGGCCGCCTTGGAGCGGATCGACATCGAGGCGGCGGCCCCCGGGGACAAGGCAGGACCCGGGGACAAGGCAGGACCCGGGAGCATGGCAGGCCCCGGGGGCGCCGCGGGTCACGTGGGCGCCGCGGGTCACGGGAACCCGTCGGGGCCCGTCGTCCGGGCCCTGCCCGCCGAGCCGGGACCGGAGACCGCGGCGCTGGTCGTCTACACCTCGGGGACCACCGGCCCGCCGAAGGGCGCGGTGCTGCCGCGCCGGGCGATCGCCGCCACCCTGGACGCGCTGGCGGACGCATGGGGGTGGACCGGTGACGACGTCCTCGTCCAGGCGCTGCCGCTGTTCCATGTGCACGGGCTGATCCTCGGTGTCCTCGGCCCGCTGCGGCGGGGCGGCGCGGTGCGGCACCTCGGGCGGTTCTCGGCCGAGGGTGTGGGGCGGGAGCTCGGCGCCGGGGCGACGATGCTCTTCGGGGTGCCGACGATGTACCACCGGCTGGCGGAGGCGGTGGACGGCGATCCGGAGCTGGCGAAGTCCCTCGCGGGCGCCCGGCTGCTGGTGTCCGGATCGGCGGCGCTGCCCGTCCACGACCACGAGCGGATCTTCGCGGCGACGGGCCGGCGGGTCGTCGAGCGGTACGGGATGACCGAGACGCTGATGAACACGAGCGTCCGGGTGGACGGCGAGCCGTGTCCCGGATCGGTGGGCCATCCGCTTCCGGGGGTGGAGCTGAGGCTCGTGGAGGAGGACGGGACGGAGATCACCGCGCTGGACGGGCAGGCGGTCGGCGAGATCCAGGTGCGGGGGCCGAACCTCTTCACCGGCTATCTCAACCGGCCGGACGCGACCGCGGCGGCGTTCGACGGCGACTGGTTCCGCACCGGCGACATGGCGGTCCGGGCCCCGGACGGCCAGGTGCGCATCGTGGGCCGCAAGGCGACGGATCTGATCAAGAGCGGCGGCTACAAGATCGGCGCGGGCGAGATCGAGAACGCGCTGCTGGAGCACCCGCAGGTGCGGGAGGCCGCGGTCACCGGCGAACCGGACGACGACCTCGGCGAGCGGGTGGTGGCGTGGGTGGTGCCCGCCGACCCGGCCCGGCCGCCGTCCGGGGACGAGCTGGCCGGGCATGTCGCGTCCCAGCTCGCCCCGCACAAGCGCCCGCGGACGGTCCGCTTCCTCGACGCGCTGCCCCGAAACGACATGGGCAAGATCATGAAGAGGTCCCTCTCCCGTGGCTGA
- a CDS encoding carboxyl transferase domain-containing protein — translation MADVSTAREAVALASDDFEEHPPAAAEDASGDGDGDGPLRWAGYAQARARAAERTGERESVVWGTADIGGRRAVLVSSEFRFLGGSLGRRAGDLLEEAYAHARAARLPLVSLVATGGSRMQEGMVALGQLHRVARASALNRAAGLPQIAVLRDPTTGGGWATLGAGADVVLALPGAQVGFAGSRVRPADADPSAYTAEGQLAAGHVDAIVTRDRLRPALSLWLRLLAGGTVEPVPGGVPVPPPPALDGAYGAAATGWEAVRRARAPHRPRAGAYLDTWFDERADLHGDRCGGSDPGMICGFGLREGRVVAYAAQTGTATRPAGYRTAARLIRLADRLGIPVLTLVDTPGAANDAEAERAGAGAAIADVFAAVASVRVPVTTLVIGEGGSGGALALAAPGNTWVTPDSYFSVIAPELAAAILKRDPSETPATADQLRLRPRDLVELGVVRGIVARAE, via the coding sequence GTGGCTGACGTGTCGACGGCTCGTGAGGCCGTGGCCCTGGCCTCCGACGACTTCGAGGAGCACCCGCCGGCCGCCGCCGAGGACGCCTCCGGCGACGGCGACGGCGACGGTCCGCTCCGGTGGGCCGGCTACGCGCAGGCACGGGCACGGGCAGCGGAGCGGACCGGTGAGCGGGAGTCCGTCGTATGGGGGACGGCGGACATCGGTGGCCGCCGCGCGGTGCTGGTGTCGTCCGAGTTCCGGTTCCTCGGCGGGTCGCTGGGCCGGCGGGCCGGGGACCTGCTGGAAGAGGCCTACGCCCATGCCCGCGCCGCGCGGCTGCCGCTGGTGTCGCTGGTCGCCACCGGCGGCAGCAGGATGCAGGAGGGCATGGTCGCCCTCGGCCAGCTCCACCGGGTGGCTCGGGCCTCGGCGCTCAACCGCGCGGCCGGTCTGCCGCAGATCGCGGTGCTGCGCGACCCCACCACCGGCGGTGGCTGGGCCACGCTGGGGGCGGGCGCGGACGTGGTCCTCGCACTGCCGGGAGCGCAGGTCGGGTTCGCCGGTTCCCGGGTCAGGCCGGCGGACGCGGACCCGTCGGCGTACACGGCCGAGGGCCAGCTCGCAGCGGGGCACGTCGACGCGATCGTCACCCGGGACCGGCTGCGTCCGGCACTGTCGCTGTGGCTGCGGCTGCTGGCGGGCGGCACCGTGGAGCCGGTGCCGGGCGGAGTTCCCGTCCCGCCGCCGCCGGCCCTTGACGGCGCCTACGGCGCGGCGGCGACCGGCTGGGAGGCGGTACGGCGGGCCCGGGCACCGCACCGGCCGCGCGCGGGGGCGTATCTCGACACCTGGTTCGACGAGCGGGCGGACCTGCACGGCGACCGGTGCGGTGGTTCGGACCCGGGGATGATCTGCGGCTTCGGGCTGCGCGAGGGGCGGGTGGTGGCCTACGCGGCGCAGACCGGGACCGCGACCAGGCCCGCCGGTTACCGCACGGCGGCCCGGCTCATCCGGCTCGCCGACCGGCTCGGGATCCCGGTCCTCACCCTCGTGGACACGCCCGGCGCCGCGAACGACGCCGAGGCCGAGCGGGCCGGGGCGGGTGCGGCCATCGCCGACGTGTTCGCGGCGGTGGCATCGGTGCGCGTGCCGGTGACGACCCTGGTGATCGGCGAGGGCGGTTCCGGCGGGGCGCTGGCGCTGGCCGCCCCGGGCAACACCTGGGTGACCCCCGACAGCTACTTCTCGGTCATCGCGCCCGAACTCGCCGCGGCGATCCTCAAACGCGACCCCTCCGAGACCCCGGCCACCGCGGACCAGCTCCGGCTGCGGCCGCGGGATCTGGTGGAACTCGGGGTGGTACGGGGGATCGTGGCAAGGGCCGAGTGA
- a CDS encoding DUF6400 family protein has translation MDQDRSPDLMPFEIDLAFEEARRRAEVVAALGPGWDPVAALEGEEAAYTLLYSGLDAEQQRTHDMLVAAGVLPGGGPGRAPSH, from the coding sequence ATGGACCAGGACCGCTCGCCCGACCTCATGCCGTTCGAGATCGACCTGGCCTTCGAGGAGGCCCGGCGCCGGGCCGAGGTGGTGGCCGCGCTGGGGCCCGGCTGGGACCCCGTGGCCGCGCTGGAGGGTGAGGAGGCCGCGTACACGCTCCTCTACTCCGGTCTCGACGCCGAGCAGCAGCGGACCCACGACATGCTCGTCGCCGCCGGTGTCCTGCCGGGAGGAGGCCCGGGCCGTGCGCCTTCCCATTGA
- a CDS encoding MFS transporter, producing the protein MTAPGTPATPGTPATPATPGTPGTPATPGTPARGRRVLADLTPLRASADFRRLWFGNTVSWIGQGMTTLAISLQVYDITRSTFSVGLVGLFSLVPLIVFGLYGGAVADTVDRRALGLWSAAGSAGLSAALAAAAFAGLHHVWFLYGVVALQAVCAALNSPARSAMIPRLLPPEQLPAANALSSMTMTSGMLLGPMLGGLIVGHGGYQTAYAVDFVAFGAALYAMWRLPPMLPDRDGAKGGRASVLDGLRFLSTRPNIRMTFFSDFCAMILAHPRALFPAVAGLWYGGDARTTGLLVAAPAVGALLGGVFSGWQGRVRRHGVAILLAVAAWGAAIAVFGLTRNLWLGLVFLALAGCADTVSMVFRNTMLQTAAPDEMRGRLHGVFIVVVAGGPRLGDFLAGSVADLTSPAVTVTGGGLACVLAVGLLALRGRSFVRYDARRPTP; encoded by the coding sequence ATGACCGCCCCCGGCACCCCCGCGACCCCCGGCACCCCCGCGACCCCCGCGACCCCCGGCACCCCCGGCACCCCCGCGACCCCCGGCACCCCCGCCCGCGGCCGCCGCGTACTCGCCGACCTCACACCGCTGCGCGCCTCCGCCGACTTCCGTCGGCTCTGGTTCGGCAACACGGTCTCCTGGATCGGCCAGGGCATGACCACTCTGGCGATCTCGCTCCAGGTGTACGACATCACGCGCTCGACCTTCTCCGTCGGGCTCGTCGGACTGTTCTCGCTCGTCCCGCTGATCGTCTTCGGTCTGTACGGGGGCGCCGTCGCCGACACCGTGGACCGGCGCGCGCTCGGGCTGTGGAGCGCGGCCGGTTCCGCCGGTCTGTCGGCCGCGCTCGCCGCCGCCGCGTTCGCGGGCCTCCACCACGTCTGGTTCCTGTACGGCGTGGTCGCCCTCCAGGCGGTGTGCGCCGCGCTGAACTCGCCCGCCCGCAGCGCGATGATCCCCAGGCTGCTGCCGCCCGAGCAACTGCCCGCCGCCAACGCCCTCTCCTCGATGACGATGACGTCCGGCATGCTCCTCGGCCCGATGCTGGGCGGCCTGATAGTCGGTCACGGCGGCTACCAGACCGCATACGCCGTCGACTTCGTCGCGTTCGGGGCCGCGCTGTACGCGATGTGGCGGCTGCCCCCGATGCTGCCCGACCGCGACGGGGCGAAGGGCGGGCGGGCGTCCGTGCTCGACGGGCTGCGCTTCCTCTCCACCCGGCCCAACATCCGCATGACGTTCTTCTCCGACTTCTGCGCGATGATCCTGGCCCATCCACGCGCGCTCTTCCCCGCCGTGGCCGGGCTCTGGTACGGCGGGGACGCACGTACGACCGGTCTCCTCGTCGCGGCGCCGGCCGTCGGCGCGCTCCTGGGCGGGGTCTTCTCCGGCTGGCAGGGGCGTGTCCGTCGGCACGGGGTGGCGATTCTGCTCGCCGTGGCGGCCTGGGGTGCCGCGATCGCCGTGTTCGGCCTGACCAGGAACCTCTGGCTCGGGCTGGTCTTCCTCGCACTCGCCGGATGCGCCGACACGGTGTCCATGGTGTTCCGCAACACCATGCTCCAGACGGCCGCGCCGGACGAGATGCGCGGCCGGCTGCACGGGGTGTTCATCGTCGTCGTGGCGGGCGGTCCCCGCCTCGGCGACTTCCTCGCCGGCTCGGTCGCGGACCTCACCTCGCCCGCGGTCACGGTCACCGGCGGCGGCCTCGCCTGCGTCCTGGCGGTCGGTCTGCTCGCCCTGCGCGGCCGGAGCTTCGTACGCTACGACGCCCGCCGGCCCACGCCGTGA